One window from the genome of Rhodococcus sp. ABRD24 encodes:
- a CDS encoding general stress protein: MTNPLAQPNRSGRGLPTPPTGWPIGSYPTYAEAQRAVDYLSDQQFSVEDVTIVGVDLMQVERVLGRLTWAKVIGGGIVSGAWLGVFFGLLLGIATGGFLGPLLVGVVGGIVFGLLSTTIPYAATRGTRDFSSTMQLVAGRYDVLCDPKTAESARDMLAKLAL, encoded by the coding sequence ATGACGAATCCACTCGCGCAGCCGAATCGTTCCGGTCGTGGGCTGCCGACGCCTCCGACCGGCTGGCCGATCGGTTCCTACCCGACGTACGCCGAGGCCCAGAGGGCCGTGGACTACCTGTCGGACCAACAGTTCTCGGTCGAGGACGTGACGATCGTCGGCGTCGACCTGATGCAGGTCGAGCGGGTACTGGGCCGGCTCACCTGGGCGAAAGTGATTGGCGGGGGCATCGTTTCGGGTGCCTGGCTGGGTGTGTTCTTCGGTCTGCTGCTGGGCATCGCAACGGGCGGCTTCCTCGGCCCGCTCCTGGTAGGTGTCGTCGGCGGCATCGTCTTCGGCCTGCTCTCGACGACCATCCCGTACGCCGCAACCCGTGGCACACGTGACTTCTCGTCGACGATGCAGCTGGTAGCCGGGCGCTACGACGTGCTGTGCGACCCCAAGACTGCGGAGTCAGCCCGCGACATGCTGGCCAAGCTCGCGCTCTGA
- a CDS encoding ATP-binding cassette domain-containing protein, with translation MISFSGATKEFLDGTVAVDGLDLEIEAGSFTVFVGPSGCGKTTSMRMINRMVTPTGGTVTVDGRDVATVNAVELRRGIGYVIQSAGLLPHRTVIDNVSTVPVLCGQTRRSARRAAFTVLERVGLDPALAVRYPAQLSGGQQQRVGVARALAADPPILLMDEPFSAVDPVVRSDLQAEMQRLQAELRKTIVFVTHDIDEAVTLGDRVAVFGPHGRLQQYDTPQNVLASPTTDFVAEFVGHDRGYRGLSFRSADALELRAIASATERQLTDLEPAADQWTLVVTDDGRPRGWIDATGVAAFRAGRPIEDATTAGGSLFTIGADLRRALDAAISSPSGIGVAVDTRGTVVGGITATDVLARLDEQRRAADRARNGR, from the coding sequence GTGATCTCGTTCTCGGGCGCCACCAAGGAGTTCCTGGACGGCACGGTGGCCGTCGACGGTCTCGACCTCGAGATCGAGGCCGGGTCGTTCACCGTATTCGTCGGTCCGTCAGGCTGTGGGAAGACGACGTCGATGCGGATGATCAACCGGATGGTGACGCCCACCGGCGGCACCGTGACAGTCGACGGTCGTGACGTGGCCACGGTCAACGCCGTCGAACTGCGGCGCGGTATCGGCTACGTCATCCAGAGTGCCGGGCTGCTGCCGCACCGCACGGTCATCGACAACGTCTCGACCGTCCCGGTGCTGTGCGGCCAGACCCGCCGGTCCGCTCGGCGCGCCGCGTTCACGGTTCTCGAGCGGGTGGGGCTGGATCCGGCGCTCGCCGTGCGCTATCCGGCTCAGCTGTCCGGGGGCCAGCAGCAACGGGTCGGCGTCGCCCGCGCACTCGCGGCCGATCCGCCGATCCTGCTGATGGACGAACCCTTCAGCGCGGTCGATCCGGTGGTGCGCTCGGACCTGCAGGCGGAGATGCAGCGACTGCAGGCCGAACTACGCAAGACCATCGTCTTCGTCACCCACGATATCGACGAGGCCGTCACACTCGGCGATCGGGTCGCGGTGTTCGGCCCACACGGGCGGCTGCAGCAGTACGACACCCCACAGAACGTGCTGGCCTCCCCCACAACGGATTTCGTGGCCGAGTTCGTCGGACACGACCGAGGCTACCGCGGGCTGTCGTTCCGCAGCGCGGACGCACTCGAGTTGCGGGCGATCGCCTCGGCCACCGAGCGGCAGCTGACCGACCTCGAGCCGGCGGCCGACCAGTGGACTCTCGTGGTGACCGACGACGGGCGGCCACGTGGGTGGATCGACGCGACGGGCGTGGCGGCGTTCCGCGCCGGACGTCCGATCGAGGACGCGACTACGGCGGGCGGTTCGCTGTTCACCATCGGCGCAGACCTGAGGCGGGCCCTCGACGCCGCGATCTCGTCGCCGTCGGGCATCGGGGTCGCAGTGGACACCCGCGGCACCGTGGTGGGCGGCATTACCGCCACCGACGTCCTGGCTCGCCTCGACGAGCAGCGCCGCGCCGCGGACCGCGCCCGGAACGGCCGGTGA
- a CDS encoding DUF1003 domain-containing protein, with the protein MSDLTGGQKARQRLETPRGTRGLRVRFDVEAVGRVSETIARFLGTGRYLMIQTVIVIVWIALNISAVSLQWDPYPFILLNLAFSTQAAYAAPLILLAQNRQENRDRVSLEEDRARAEQTKADTEFLARELAALRLAVGEVATRDYLRRELDDIRQLLDGREAGPDAPGSGTSPRPRPGRK; encoded by the coding sequence ATGAGTGACCTGACCGGCGGCCAGAAGGCCCGCCAGCGACTCGAGACGCCGCGGGGCACCCGCGGGCTACGGGTCCGTTTCGATGTCGAGGCCGTTGGGCGGGTGAGCGAGACGATCGCCCGCTTCCTGGGCACTGGCCGGTACCTGATGATTCAGACCGTCATCGTCATCGTGTGGATCGCGCTGAACATCTCCGCGGTGAGCCTGCAGTGGGATCCGTACCCGTTCATCCTGCTCAATCTCGCATTCTCCACCCAGGCCGCATACGCGGCCCCGCTGATCCTGCTGGCCCAGAACCGGCAGGAGAACCGGGACCGTGTCTCACTCGAGGAGGACCGGGCACGTGCGGAGCAGACCAAGGCGGACACCGAGTTCCTCGCCCGCGAACTGGCGGCCCTGCGCCTGGCGGTGGGTGAGGTAGCCACCCGCGACTATCTGCGTCGCGAACTCGACGACATCCGGCAGCTGCTCGACGGACGGGAGGCCGGCCCGGACGCCCCGGGCAGCGGAACATCCCCGAGACCCCGTCCAGGGCGCAAGTAA
- a CDS encoding CoA ester lyase: MTSRIKPRRSVLAVPGSSRKMIDKAKGLPADEIFLDLEDAVAPIAKSEARDRIVEALNEDGWGEQIKVVRVNDWSTEWTHADVVTVVAGAGANLDAILLPKVPDASHVQALDLLLTQIEKANGLEVGRIGIEPQIENAIGLTNINAIATASPRVQTLVFGPADFMASINMRTLVVGEQPEGYDRGDAYHHILMTILMAARAHDLQAIDGPYLQIRDVDAFRRSAQRTAALGFDGKWVLHPTQIDAANEVFSPRQEDFDQAEMILDAYEFHTSAAGGGRGAVMLGDEMIDEASRKMALVISAKGRAAGMVRTTSFDPPGGR; the protein is encoded by the coding sequence ATGACTTCTCGAATCAAGCCGCGCCGGTCAGTTCTCGCGGTGCCGGGTTCGAGCAGGAAGATGATCGACAAGGCGAAGGGGCTGCCGGCCGACGAGATCTTCCTCGATCTCGAGGACGCCGTCGCGCCGATCGCGAAGTCGGAGGCCCGGGATCGCATCGTCGAGGCCCTGAACGAGGACGGCTGGGGCGAGCAGATCAAGGTGGTGCGCGTCAACGACTGGAGCACCGAGTGGACGCACGCCGACGTCGTGACCGTCGTCGCTGGAGCGGGCGCGAACCTCGATGCGATCCTGCTACCCAAGGTGCCCGACGCGAGCCACGTCCAGGCTCTCGATCTGCTGCTGACGCAGATCGAGAAGGCCAACGGCCTCGAGGTGGGGCGCATCGGCATCGAGCCGCAGATCGAGAATGCGATCGGGTTGACGAACATCAACGCGATCGCGACCGCAAGTCCACGCGTGCAGACGCTGGTTTTCGGTCCGGCAGACTTCATGGCGAGCATCAACATGCGCACGCTCGTGGTCGGGGAGCAGCCCGAGGGCTATGACCGTGGCGATGCCTACCACCACATTCTGATGACGATCCTGATGGCCGCGCGGGCGCACGACCTTCAGGCGATCGACGGCCCCTACCTCCAGATCCGGGACGTCGATGCGTTCCGCCGGTCCGCGCAACGCACGGCTGCCCTGGGATTCGACGGCAAGTGGGTGCTGCACCCCACCCAGATCGACGCCGCCAACGAGGTCTTCAGTCCCCGCCAGGAGGACTTCGACCAGGCCGAAATGATCCTCGACGCCTACGAGTTCCACACCTCGGCCGCGGGCGGCGGACGCGGCGCGGTGATGCTCGGAGACGAGATGATCGACGAGGCGAGCCGCAAGATGGCCCTGGTGATCTCGGCGAAGGGTCGCGCTGCGGGGATGGTTCGGACCACCTCCTTCGACCCTCCCGGCGGGCGGTAG
- a CDS encoding NADP-dependent malic enzyme, producing the protein MSIVSEASATPKVEITDEEIFAGHIGGKLSVETTAPLDTQRALSIAYTPGVAQVSRAIHADETLADRYTWTNRLVVVVSDGSAVLGLGDIGPRASLPVMEGKSALFKSFAGLNSIPLVLDTKDPDEIVETLVRLRPSFGAVNLEDISAPRCFEIERRVIEALDCPVMHDDQHGTAIVALAALRGAAKVQNREITALRVVISGAGAAGVACANILLAAGVADVTVLDSKGIVSSDREDLNEIKADLAARTNPARRSGGLVEALDGADVFLGVSAGTVPEEIIATMASDSIIFAMSNPDPEIHPDIASKYAAIVATGRSDFPNQINNVLAFPGVFKGALDAGARRITEGMKLAAADAIVSVLGDELAVDKIVPSPLDPRVAPAVAAAVAQAAKDEGVA; encoded by the coding sequence GTGTCCATCGTGTCTGAAGCTTCCGCAACGCCAAAGGTTGAAATCACCGACGAGGAGATCTTCGCGGGCCACATCGGTGGCAAGCTCTCAGTTGAGACCACCGCGCCCCTCGATACGCAGCGCGCACTGTCGATCGCCTACACCCCCGGTGTCGCGCAGGTCAGCCGTGCCATCCATGCCGACGAGACGCTGGCAGATCGTTACACCTGGACCAACCGCCTGGTCGTGGTCGTGAGCGACGGCTCCGCGGTCCTCGGCCTCGGCGACATCGGCCCGCGTGCGTCGCTGCCGGTGATGGAGGGTAAGTCGGCACTGTTCAAGAGCTTCGCCGGACTGAACTCCATCCCGCTGGTCCTGGATACGAAGGACCCCGACGAGATCGTCGAGACCCTGGTTCGGCTGCGTCCGAGCTTCGGCGCAGTGAACCTCGAGGATATCTCGGCGCCGCGCTGCTTCGAGATCGAGCGCCGCGTCATCGAGGCCCTCGACTGCCCCGTCATGCACGACGACCAGCACGGCACCGCGATCGTCGCGCTCGCCGCGCTGCGGGGCGCCGCGAAGGTCCAGAACCGCGAGATCACCGCGCTGCGCGTGGTGATCTCCGGCGCCGGTGCTGCCGGTGTCGCGTGCGCCAACATCCTGCTCGCTGCCGGGGTCGCCGACGTGACCGTCCTCGACTCGAAGGGCATCGTTTCCTCCGACCGCGAGGACCTCAATGAGATCAAGGCCGATCTCGCGGCCCGGACCAACCCGGCCCGGCGCAGCGGTGGCCTGGTCGAGGCGCTGGACGGCGCGGACGTCTTCCTCGGCGTCTCCGCGGGCACGGTGCCCGAGGAGATCATCGCGACCATGGCGTCCGATTCGATCATCTTCGCGATGTCGAACCCGGATCCGGAGATCCACCCCGACATCGCGAGCAAGTACGCAGCCATCGTCGCGACGGGTCGTAGCGACTTCCCGAACCAGATCAACAACGTGCTCGCGTTCCCGGGCGTCTTCAAGGGTGCGCTCGACGCCGGCGCGCGCCGGATCACCGAGGGTATGAAGCTGGCCGCGGCCGACGCGATCGTGTCGGTGCTCGGTGACGAGCTCGCGGTCGACAAGATCGTGCCCAGCCCGCTGGACCCGCGGGTGGCCCCCGCGGTGGCCGCCGCCGTCGCACAGGCCGCCAAGGACGAGGGTGTGGCCTAG
- a CDS encoding suppressor of fused domain protein, which produces MTDSVVSSVRAHLDAHIAGPEPTSASVTFLGVEPVDVLRYPGGDGDPVRYVTLGCSRHPMGDPGDMIADPTRGPRAELVLTLRGGAGVASGVHRTLAVLAAAPSVEGIVLNPDSLIDLGEPLWKDVPFTAVLLGESSIPDLVLPEPFDPVRFLAVVPLTGTEAAWVRLRGAAALREAWAEAGIDIQDPARGAASL; this is translated from the coding sequence GTGACTGACAGCGTGGTTTCCTCGGTTCGTGCACATCTCGACGCACACATCGCGGGACCGGAGCCGACATCCGCGTCGGTGACCTTCCTGGGTGTCGAACCGGTCGATGTCCTGCGGTACCCGGGCGGCGACGGAGACCCGGTGCGTTATGTGACCCTCGGCTGCTCGCGGCATCCGATGGGCGATCCCGGCGACATGATTGCGGACCCCACCCGCGGGCCGCGGGCCGAGCTCGTGCTGACCCTGCGCGGCGGTGCCGGCGTCGCATCCGGTGTGCACCGGACCCTCGCCGTCCTCGCGGCGGCGCCGTCCGTCGAGGGGATCGTGCTCAACCCGGACTCGCTGATCGATCTCGGCGAGCCGTTGTGGAAAGACGTGCCGTTCACCGCAGTGCTGCTGGGTGAGAGCAGTATTCCGGATCTGGTGTTGCCGGAGCCCTTCGATCCGGTGCGGTTTCTCGCCGTCGTGCCGCTTACCGGGACGGAGGCGGCATGGGTCCGGCTGCGTGGGGCGGCTGCGCTGCGGGAGGCGTGGGCTGAAGCAGGTATCGACATCCAGGATCCCGCCCGCGGTGCCGCCAGTCTGTAG
- a CDS encoding PHP domain-containing protein, with amino-acid sequence MRIDLHAHSTASDGTDSPAELVRIAAESGVDVLAITDHDTTSGWDEAAAALPAGVQLVRGMEMSCEGRGEDGRPVPVHLLAYLFDPRAEEFAVERERLRGERTARLRTMATLMAADGLPIDPDELMAAAGPAVGRPHLAQALVRAGVVGSVGEAFGELLSHRSPYYVEKSDTPLGRAVEMVAGAGGVSVIAHARARTRGRLLALDQIRELAGVGLGGLEVDHPDHDAADAELLGALASELGLIATGSSDYHGGNKTIELGRYTTDPESFAELATRASGVPVLAGPSDPASSDLGSTVGSAGR; translated from the coding sequence GTGCGAATCGATCTTCACGCCCACTCGACCGCATCCGACGGTACGGATTCTCCGGCTGAGCTAGTGCGGATCGCAGCCGAATCGGGCGTGGATGTGCTGGCGATCACCGATCACGACACCACATCAGGCTGGGACGAGGCCGCGGCGGCGCTGCCGGCCGGAGTGCAGCTGGTACGGGGAATGGAGATGTCGTGCGAGGGCCGGGGCGAGGATGGGCGGCCGGTACCGGTGCATCTGCTGGCATACCTGTTCGACCCCCGTGCGGAGGAGTTCGCCGTGGAGCGTGAGCGCCTGCGCGGCGAACGGACCGCGAGACTGCGGACGATGGCGACGTTGATGGCCGCGGACGGCTTGCCGATCGATCCGGACGAGTTGATGGCCGCTGCGGGCCCGGCCGTCGGGCGGCCGCATCTGGCGCAGGCGCTGGTGCGCGCTGGCGTCGTCGGCAGTGTCGGCGAGGCGTTCGGTGAGCTGCTGTCGCACCGCAGCCCGTATTACGTCGAGAAATCCGACACTCCACTCGGGCGCGCGGTGGAGATGGTGGCCGGTGCCGGTGGGGTGAGTGTGATCGCTCATGCGCGTGCCCGCACGCGCGGGCGGCTGCTGGCATTGGACCAGATCCGTGAGCTCGCCGGTGTCGGGCTGGGTGGGCTCGAGGTCGACCACCCGGACCATGATGCGGCGGACGCCGAGTTGCTGGGCGCATTGGCGTCCGAGCTCGGACTGATCGCCACGGGATCGTCGGACTACCACGGCGGCAACAAGACGATCGAGCTCGGCCGGTACACCACCGATCCCGAGTCGTTTGCGGAACTGGCCACCCGGGCGAGTGGCGTACCGGTCTTGGCGGGGCCGAGTGATCCGGCGTCGTCCGATCTCGGCTCGACGGTCGGGAGCGCCGGCCGGTGA
- a CDS encoding ABC transporter permease gives MFTSAWEYIADPANWQGPTGIGTRILQHLWYSLLAVVCAAVIAVPLGLAIGHFRRGEVALVGLVNALRSLPTLGVLTLLVLLLGLGLVPPILALVLLGIPPLLAGTYAGIANVDRDVVDAATAMGMTQPQVLLRVEIPNALPLVLGGLRSATLQVIATATVAAFVNLGGLGRYIFDGLALNRYDRVLVGAILVAALALLVDAVLAAAVWASTPGTGRLRRLPGKRDVRLP, from the coding sequence ATGTTCACCAGCGCCTGGGAGTACATCGCCGACCCCGCCAACTGGCAGGGCCCGACCGGCATCGGCACCCGAATCCTCCAGCACCTCTGGTACAGCCTGCTGGCGGTGGTGTGCGCCGCGGTGATCGCTGTGCCGCTCGGACTGGCGATCGGGCACTTCCGTCGCGGAGAGGTCGCACTCGTCGGCCTCGTCAACGCACTGCGGTCGCTGCCGACCCTCGGCGTGCTCACGCTGCTGGTGCTGCTGCTCGGCCTGGGACTCGTGCCGCCGATCCTGGCGCTGGTACTGCTGGGGATTCCGCCACTGCTCGCGGGCACGTACGCCGGAATCGCGAACGTCGACCGCGATGTGGTCGACGCGGCCACCGCGATGGGGATGACGCAGCCGCAGGTACTGCTGCGGGTCGAGATCCCCAACGCCCTGCCACTCGTACTCGGCGGGCTGCGCAGCGCCACCCTGCAGGTAATCGCGACGGCCACCGTCGCCGCGTTCGTCAACCTCGGCGGGCTGGGACGGTACATCTTCGACGGCCTCGCGCTGAACCGGTACGACCGGGTACTGGTGGGCGCGATTCTCGTCGCAGCCCTGGCCCTCCTCGTCGATGCCGTCCTCGCGGCGGCAGTGTGGGCGTCGACCCCGGGCACGGGCCGCCTGCGACGGCTACCCGGAAAGCGCGACGTCCGGCTGCCCTGA
- a CDS encoding CBS domain-containing protein produces the protein MAAVNKVFAARLAGLVVLGPDGESIGRVRDVVLMIRVGRQPPRVLGLVVEMFTRKRIFVPMLRVTAIEPASVTLTTGNVSLRRFNQRPTEILALAQVLDSRVQIDDPEVIDAIGTDVVVVDLGIELTRTRDWVLSRVAVRAQRGRLGRRSAIHVVDWTHVHGLTPSALAMPGQGVAQLLLQFEGMRPADVAHAIRELPEKRRHEVALALDDERLADVVQELPADDQTDLLLHLEVKRAADVLEAMDPDDAADLLGELPETEAESLLQLMDPEDSAPVRRLLEHSPDTAGGLMTPSPVVLTPSTTVAEALARARNSDLTPALASMVFVARPPTATPTGRYLGCVHLQRLLREPPASLVGGVLDDDLPRLDPEDSLATVTRYFATYNLVCAPVVDDEHHLLGAVTVDDVLDHLLPADWREEGSNDE, from the coding sequence ATGGCAGCTGTGAACAAGGTATTCGCAGCCAGGCTGGCCGGCCTGGTAGTTCTCGGACCGGACGGCGAATCGATCGGACGGGTACGCGATGTGGTTCTCATGATCCGCGTCGGCCGGCAACCACCACGCGTGCTGGGTCTGGTCGTCGAGATGTTCACGCGCAAGAGAATTTTCGTACCGATGCTGCGGGTCACCGCGATCGAGCCCGCCTCGGTCACACTCACGACCGGCAACGTGAGTCTGCGCCGGTTCAACCAGCGCCCCACCGAAATTCTCGCGCTCGCCCAGGTCCTCGACTCCCGCGTCCAGATCGACGATCCGGAGGTCATCGATGCGATCGGAACCGACGTGGTCGTCGTCGATCTCGGGATCGAACTGACCCGCACCCGGGACTGGGTGCTCTCCCGGGTCGCGGTACGCGCACAGCGAGGACGGCTCGGCCGCCGCTCCGCGATCCATGTAGTCGACTGGACCCACGTCCACGGGCTCACGCCCAGTGCGCTGGCAATGCCCGGTCAGGGCGTCGCGCAGCTGTTACTGCAGTTCGAGGGCATGCGCCCAGCCGACGTCGCGCACGCGATCAGGGAGCTACCGGAAAAACGCCGGCACGAGGTGGCCCTGGCACTCGACGACGAACGACTGGCCGACGTCGTCCAGGAGCTGCCGGCCGACGATCAGACGGATCTGCTGCTCCACCTCGAGGTGAAGCGCGCGGCCGACGTCCTCGAGGCGATGGATCCGGACGACGCCGCCGATCTGCTCGGCGAGCTGCCCGAGACAGAGGCCGAGTCACTGTTGCAGCTGATGGACCCGGAGGACTCGGCTCCGGTCCGGCGCCTGCTCGAGCACTCCCCGGACACGGCTGGCGGCCTGATGACGCCGTCGCCCGTCGTGCTGACCCCGTCCACCACGGTTGCCGAAGCACTGGCGCGGGCTCGCAACTCCGACCTGACGCCGGCACTGGCCAGCATGGTGTTCGTAGCCCGGCCACCCACCGCGACCCCCACCGGCCGGTATCTGGGGTGCGTCCACCTGCAACGCCTGCTGCGCGAGCCGCCCGCGAGCCTGGTCGGCGGTGTTCTCGACGACGACCTGCCCCGCCTCGATCCCGAGGACTCACTCGCGACCGTCACCCGCTACTTCGCCACTTACAACCTGGTGTGCGCACCCGTGGTGGACGACGAACACCACTTGCTGGGCGCCGTCACCGTGGACGATGTGCTCGATCATCTCCTGCCAGCCGACTGGCGTGAGGAAGGGTCGAACGATGAGTGA
- a CDS encoding ABC transporter permease subunit encodes MHWLVENFPRVLDLTREHLYLALLPLLLGLLIAIPVGTAVRRVRWLRRTTLVAASIAFTIPSLALFVTIPSVVGLGILDPNNVVIALTIYSTALLIRAVPEALDAVPADVLDASTAMGFAPLRRALTVELPLALPVLVASVRVVAVTNISMVSVGSLIGIGGLGELFTEGYQRDYPDQIVAGIIAIVALALAFDLALYLCGRLLTPWTRTTRTTTRPRAVRRRRAAAAVELAEGPA; translated from the coding sequence ATGCACTGGCTCGTCGAGAACTTCCCCCGGGTCCTGGACCTGACACGCGAGCACCTGTATCTCGCGCTGCTGCCGCTGCTGCTCGGCCTGCTCATCGCCATCCCGGTCGGCACCGCCGTCCGACGCGTCCGCTGGCTGCGCCGGACCACGCTGGTGGCCGCGAGCATCGCCTTCACGATCCCGTCGCTGGCACTGTTCGTGACGATCCCCAGCGTCGTAGGTCTCGGCATCCTGGACCCGAACAATGTCGTCATCGCCCTGACGATCTACTCGACGGCGCTGCTGATCCGCGCGGTACCGGAGGCGCTCGACGCGGTGCCCGCCGACGTCCTCGATGCCTCCACCGCAATGGGTTTCGCACCGCTTCGCCGGGCCCTGACCGTGGAACTGCCGCTGGCACTGCCGGTTCTGGTCGCGAGCGTCCGCGTGGTCGCGGTCACCAACATCTCGATGGTGTCGGTCGGATCGCTCATCGGAATCGGCGGCCTCGGTGAGCTGTTCACGGAGGGCTACCAGCGTGACTACCCGGACCAGATCGTCGCGGGAATCATCGCAATCGTCGCCCTCGCACTGGCCTTCGACCTCGCGCTCTATCTGTGCGGGCGACTGCTGACGCCTTGGACGAGGACGACCCGCACAACGACGCGACCGCGCGCAGTGCGACGCCGGCGAGCCGCGGCAGCCGTCGAACTCGCCGAGGGTCCGGCCTGA
- a CDS encoding ABC transporter substrate-binding protein has translation MKSSRIRTRRGLAVAALALTLTTVAACGGSDPLEAGTTSEGDPSAIVVGSANFPESQTVGYIYAEALRANGFDVGTKMSIGSREAYMPALRDGSLTVIPEYTGNLLEYLNPDSTATTAEQIDAALPAALAPDLMITTPAPGENKDAVVVTRATAERWNLTSIADLAPHSAEVTFAAPAEFQERSVGLPGLRANYGLDISPSKFVPIGDGGGPATVQALTSGQVVAANIFTTSPAIEANDLVVLADPAATFPAQNVVPVLRASANSDRLARVLDAVSAKLTTEELVALNEAVSGDSKTEPATAAKQWVTRQGLDTPIS, from the coding sequence ATGAAGAGTTCCCGGATCCGCACACGTCGCGGCCTTGCGGTGGCCGCACTGGCACTCACGCTGACCACCGTAGCCGCGTGCGGCGGAAGCGATCCGCTCGAGGCCGGCACCACGTCCGAAGGCGACCCGAGCGCCATCGTCGTCGGCTCCGCCAACTTCCCCGAATCACAAACGGTCGGCTACATCTACGCCGAGGCGTTGCGGGCCAACGGTTTCGATGTCGGCACCAAGATGAGCATCGGCAGCCGCGAGGCCTACATGCCCGCCCTCCGCGACGGTTCGCTCACTGTCATCCCCGAATACACCGGCAACCTGCTCGAGTACCTGAACCCGGATTCGACAGCAACCACTGCCGAACAGATCGACGCAGCACTGCCCGCCGCGCTGGCCCCGGACCTGATGATCACCACCCCGGCACCCGGCGAGAACAAGGACGCGGTGGTCGTCACCCGCGCGACGGCCGAGCGCTGGAACCTGACCTCGATCGCAGACCTGGCCCCGCACTCCGCTGAGGTCACGTTCGCAGCGCCGGCCGAATTCCAGGAGCGGTCGGTGGGGCTGCCCGGCCTGCGGGCCAACTACGGCCTCGACATCTCGCCGTCGAAGTTCGTACCGATCGGCGACGGCGGCGGACCGGCGACGGTGCAGGCGCTGACGTCCGGGCAGGTGGTCGCGGCCAACATCTTCACCACCTCGCCCGCCATCGAAGCAAACGACCTGGTAGTTCTCGCCGATCCGGCGGCGACCTTCCCGGCGCAGAACGTGGTGCCAGTGCTGCGCGCGAGCGCGAACTCCGACCGTCTGGCGCGTGTCCTCGATGCCGTGTCCGCGAAGCTCACCACCGAGGAACTGGTCGCGCTCAACGAAGCGGTCTCGGGCGACAGTAAAACCGAACCGGCCACGGCAGCGAAGCAGTGGGTGACGCGTCAGGGACTGGACACACCGATCTCGTGA
- a CDS encoding lytic murein transglycosylase, giving the protein MSALVLAGFVTAASSAGGVFSTPPAEPASAAATHPLPAQDPPAAQAALIPTVGLIPSAPRPERQLRTSKPASAQVPPSPTGVLPGAAPRSVPVPAIVGPLGIPEIVLGAYRAAELTMASSQPGCGLQWNLLAGIGRIESGHAGGGQTDTAGTTITPILGPTLNGHLAGNEIITDTDRGVIDGDPVHDRAVGPMQFIPSTWARYAVDGNGDGVANPNNVFDSSLAAASYLCSGGLDLRDPAQEMRAVLRYNNSAAYAANVIGWSAGYRAGGTAAPAVPVTPIPPQRLVDAEGEATTPTPPMPPTTVPPTPEPGQPPAIPAPAAVPAPMPVPVIPGLPPLPCLVFCPPPAPAPAPAPGPAA; this is encoded by the coding sequence GTGTCCGCCCTCGTGCTCGCCGGATTCGTGACTGCAGCGTCCTCCGCGGGTGGCGTGTTCAGCACTCCCCCAGCAGAGCCCGCATCCGCGGCCGCAACCCACCCGCTTCCGGCACAGGACCCGCCCGCCGCGCAGGCCGCTCTGATTCCCACCGTCGGGCTGATCCCGTCGGCGCCGCGGCCGGAGCGTCAGCTCCGCACGTCCAAGCCCGCCTCTGCGCAGGTGCCCCCCAGCCCGACCGGTGTGCTGCCGGGAGCCGCGCCGCGTTCGGTGCCGGTCCCCGCGATCGTCGGACCACTCGGCATCCCGGAGATCGTGCTGGGCGCCTATCGCGCGGCCGAGCTCACGATGGCGAGCAGTCAGCCAGGCTGCGGCCTGCAATGGAACCTGCTCGCGGGGATCGGACGCATCGAGTCCGGGCATGCTGGCGGCGGGCAGACCGACACCGCCGGCACCACCATCACACCGATCCTGGGCCCCACCCTCAACGGCCACCTCGCCGGCAACGAGATCATCACCGACACCGATCGCGGCGTGATCGACGGTGACCCGGTCCATGACCGCGCCGTGGGTCCGATGCAGTTCATTCCGAGTACCTGGGCGAGGTACGCCGTGGACGGAAACGGTGACGGCGTCGCGAATCCGAACAACGTGTTCGACTCATCATTGGCCGCAGCAAGCTACCTGTGCTCCGGCGGGCTCGATCTGCGTGACCCTGCCCAGGAGATGCGGGCCGTGCTCCGCTACAACAACTCGGCGGCCTACGCGGCGAACGTGATCGGTTGGTCCGCCGGGTACCGGGCGGGCGGTACGGCCGCTCCGGCAGTGCCGGTCACTCCGATCCCGCCGCAACGCCTCGTCGATGCCGAGGGTGAGGCCACAACCCCCACGCCTCCCATGCCCCCCACGACCGTGCCGCCGACACCGGAACCCGGTCAGCCGCCTGCAATACCGGCTCCTGCGGCGGTCCCGGCGCCCATGCCCGTTCCGGTTATCCCGGGGCTGCCACCGCTACCGTGTCTCGTCTTCTGCCCGCCGCCCGCGCCGGCACCGGCACCGGCGCCCGGACCCGCAGCGTGA